In a genomic window of Saccharothrix sp. HUAS TT1:
- a CDS encoding maleylpyruvate isomerase N-terminal domain-containing protein encodes MSRGLVAYDRLIDVVEAEAERLAASAEGQRPERQVPACPGLNLGETARHVGSTYRMVSTWLGEGSQPLVWQQDPEPGQPLPEYVRSGVPPLVRSLRAHGPDDPCETWWPAERTHRFWARRLAHESTVHRMDVQAAAGLPVDPVADDLAEDGVDEVLTLWLGHRLDLLGVRGTREGTVAIRAGAKVWLATTGPEPAVARLVTEEEAASADGGVAGTPMQVYRWLWGRIPDRDLPPTTGDHDAIAQLWALLRLATK; translated from the coding sequence GTGAGCAGGGGACTGGTCGCCTACGACCGCCTGATCGACGTGGTGGAGGCCGAGGCCGAGCGGCTGGCGGCGTCGGCCGAGGGGCAGCGCCCGGAACGCCAGGTGCCCGCGTGCCCGGGGCTCAACCTCGGCGAGACGGCGCGGCACGTGGGCAGCACGTACCGGATGGTGTCGACGTGGCTGGGGGAAGGCAGCCAACCCCTGGTGTGGCAGCAGGACCCGGAGCCGGGGCAGCCGCTGCCGGAGTACGTCCGCTCCGGCGTGCCGCCGCTGGTGCGGTCGCTGCGGGCGCACGGGCCGGACGACCCGTGCGAGACGTGGTGGCCCGCCGAGCGCACCCACCGCTTCTGGGCGCGGCGGCTGGCGCACGAGTCGACCGTGCACCGGATGGACGTCCAGGCGGCGGCCGGGCTGCCGGTCGACCCCGTGGCCGACGACCTGGCCGAGGACGGCGTGGACGAGGTGCTGACGCTGTGGCTGGGCCACCGGCTGGACCTCCTCGGCGTGCGCGGCACCCGCGAGGGCACGGTGGCGATCCGCGCCGGCGCCAAGGTGTGGCTGGCCACCACCGGCCCGGAACCGGCGGTGGCGCGGCTCGTCACCGAGGAGGAGGCCGCGTCGGCGGACGGCGGGGTGGCCGGCACCCCGATGCAGGTGTACCGCTGGCTGTGGGGTCGCATCCCGGACCGCGACCTGCCGCCGACCACCGGCGACCACGACGCGATCGCCCAGCTGTGGGCGCTGCTGAGGCTGGCCACCAAGTAG
- a CDS encoding SAV_6107 family HEPN domain-containing protein: protein MTRTSSRRVPLPLPPTSAVTLLGQARECLAEAGRDPAPHTRFATAYLAAMRAAAAVLAARGRPHRGRARPTSVWVLLPVLAPELREWAAFFAECSATRAAVQAGITRRVTQRAADDLVRQAAQFTELVDEIMYEDGL, encoded by the coding sequence ATGACCCGGACCTCTTCCCGCCGCGTCCCGCTCCCGCTGCCACCGACGTCGGCGGTGACCCTCCTCGGCCAAGCCCGCGAGTGCCTGGCCGAGGCCGGGCGGGACCCCGCGCCGCACACCCGCTTCGCCACGGCCTACCTGGCCGCGATGCGGGCCGCCGCGGCCGTGCTGGCGGCCAGGGGCCGACCCCACCGGGGCCGGGCCAGGCCGACCAGCGTGTGGGTCCTGCTGCCCGTCCTCGCGCCGGAGCTGCGCGAGTGGGCCGCGTTCTTCGCCGAGTGCTCGGCGACGCGCGCGGCCGTGCAGGCGGGCATCACCAGGCGGGTCACCCAGCGCGCGGCCGACGACCTGGTGCGCCAAGCGGCGCAGTTCACCGAGCTGGTCGACGAGATCATGTACGAGGACGGACTGTGA
- a CDS encoding methylenetetrahydrofolate reductase: MTSVVERLHGRSPVFSVEFFPPRDEAEETVLWRAIRELEAFDPAFVSITYGAGGSARDRTIRTTGRVAQETTLVPMAHLTLVDHSVAELRNVIGWYAAVGVRNILAVRGDPPGDPNGEWVAHPEGLTYAEELVRLCRELGDFCVGVAASPYGHPRSTDLDEDTKYLVRKLRAGADFAIAQLFFEPEDFLRLRDRVAALGCETVLIPGLMPLTTPRTLAKTVELSGSSVPDSVARRLDPYADDPAGFRAAGIDLVTELGERLLAEGVPCLHFYTFNRSKATREIVGRLGLVPARA; encoded by the coding sequence ATGACGTCGGTGGTCGAGCGCCTGCACGGGAGGTCTCCCGTGTTCTCCGTCGAGTTCTTCCCGCCGCGCGACGAGGCGGAGGAGACGGTCCTCTGGCGCGCGATCCGCGAGCTGGAGGCGTTCGACCCGGCGTTCGTGTCCATCACCTACGGCGCGGGCGGGTCGGCGCGCGACCGGACCATCCGCACCACCGGTCGGGTGGCGCAGGAGACGACGCTGGTGCCGATGGCGCACCTGACCCTGGTGGACCACTCGGTGGCCGAGCTGCGCAACGTGATCGGCTGGTACGCGGCGGTCGGCGTGCGCAACATCCTGGCCGTGCGCGGCGACCCGCCCGGCGACCCCAACGGCGAGTGGGTGGCCCACCCGGAGGGGCTGACCTACGCCGAGGAGCTGGTCCGGCTGTGCCGCGAGCTCGGCGACTTCTGCGTCGGCGTGGCGGCGTCGCCGTACGGCCACCCGCGGTCGACCGACCTGGACGAGGACACCAAGTACCTGGTGCGCAAGCTGCGGGCCGGCGCGGACTTCGCGATCGCCCAGCTGTTCTTCGAGCCGGAGGACTTCCTGCGGCTGCGCGACCGGGTGGCGGCCCTGGGCTGCGAGACGGTGCTGATCCCGGGCCTGATGCCGCTGACGACGCCGCGGACGCTGGCCAAGACGGTGGAGCTGTCGGGTTCGTCGGTGCCGGACTCGGTGGCGCGCCGGCTCGACCCGTACGCCGACGACCCGGCGGGCTTCCGGGCGGCCGGCATCGACCTGGTCACCGAGCTGGGCGAGCGGCTGCTCGCCGAGGGCGTCCCGTGCCTGCACTTCTACACGTTCAACAGGTCGAAGGCGACGCGCGAGATCGTCGGCCGGCTGGGGCTCGTGCCCGCTCGCGCCTGA
- a CDS encoding GNAT family N-acetyltransferase, whose product MTAAPSQRIVTLSARELNARLNEALALYVSAMEYPPGTAEQRAPMWLAHMLRDGWRCVVALDERDELIGIGYGYRGSVGQWWHEQVRHGLTMVSGPNAVEEWMRDYFELTELHVLPSAQGRGVGEQVLRNLLEGVPTARVLLSTPEGPSRAWRLYRRMGFADVLRHYQFTGDPRPFAVLGRTLPID is encoded by the coding sequence GTGACCGCCGCGCCGTCGCAGCGGATCGTCACGCTGTCCGCGCGCGAGCTGAACGCCCGGCTGAACGAGGCGCTGGCGCTCTACGTGAGCGCCATGGAGTACCCGCCCGGCACGGCCGAGCAGCGCGCGCCCATGTGGTTGGCGCACATGCTGCGCGACGGCTGGCGGTGCGTGGTGGCGCTGGACGAGCGGGACGAGCTGATCGGCATCGGCTACGGCTACCGCGGTTCGGTCGGGCAGTGGTGGCACGAGCAGGTGCGGCACGGCCTGACCATGGTCTCCGGGCCGAACGCCGTCGAGGAGTGGATGCGCGACTACTTCGAGCTGACCGAGCTGCACGTCCTGCCGAGCGCGCAGGGCCGCGGCGTCGGCGAGCAGGTGCTGCGCAACCTGCTGGAGGGCGTGCCGACGGCGCGGGTGCTGCTGTCCACCCCGGAGGGCCCGAGCAGGGCCTGGCGGCTGTACCGGCGGATGGGCTTCGCGGACGTGCTGCGGCACTACCAGTTCACCGGCGACCCACGACCGTTCGCCGTCCTGGGCCGCACCCTGCCGATCGACTGA
- the crtI gene encoding phytoene desaturase family protein, with product MRAVTGRTDHVVVVGAGLAGLSAALHLLGAGRRVTVVEREAVPGGRAGRLDLGGYRFDTGPTVLTMPELVDEALHAVGDSLRDRLDLRPVEPAYRARFADGSTLDVHADAEAMEAEVRRFAGPREAEGYRALRRWLTELHRVERERFIGANFDSPLSLLTPQLAKLAALRGFARLGPSVARFVRDERLQRVFSFQSLYAGVPPRRALAAYAVIAYMDTVAGVHYPEGGMRALPDALAAAARDAGADLRFQTPVAWLERIGGRVTAVRTARGERIPCDAVVLTPDLPMSYRLLGHQPRRPLPITWSPSAVVLHAGVDRTWPELAHHTLFFGREWDRTFDELTRRGTLMSDPSLLVTAPPGRGLFVLAPTPNLRTGPIDWERVGPAYRDELVGVLESRGLTGFGSAIEVEHLVTPRDWAAMGLAAGTPFSAAHTVAQTGPFRPRNLVLENAVLAGCGTTPGVGVPPVLISGRLAAQRITGSTGARSRRPVARSRAHAPR from the coding sequence ATGCGGGCGGTGACCGGCCGCACGGACCACGTCGTCGTGGTCGGCGCGGGCCTGGCCGGGTTGTCCGCGGCGCTGCACCTGCTCGGCGCGGGACGCCGGGTGACCGTCGTGGAGCGCGAGGCCGTGCCCGGCGGCCGGGCCGGGCGGCTGGACCTGGGCGGCTACCGGTTCGACACCGGACCGACCGTGCTGACCATGCCGGAGCTGGTGGACGAGGCGCTGCACGCGGTCGGCGACTCGCTGCGCGACCGGCTCGACCTGCGGCCCGTCGAGCCCGCCTACCGGGCCCGCTTCGCCGACGGCAGCACGCTGGACGTGCACGCCGACGCCGAGGCGATGGAGGCCGAGGTGCGCCGGTTCGCCGGTCCGCGCGAGGCCGAGGGGTACCGGGCGCTGCGCCGCTGGCTGACCGAGCTGCACCGGGTGGAGCGCGAGCGGTTCATCGGCGCGAACTTCGACTCGCCGCTGTCGCTGCTCACGCCGCAGCTGGCGAAGCTGGCCGCGCTGCGCGGGTTCGCCCGGCTCGGGCCGTCGGTGGCGCGGTTCGTGCGCGACGAGCGGTTGCAGCGGGTGTTCTCGTTCCAGTCGCTGTACGCGGGCGTGCCGCCGCGCAGGGCGCTCGCCGCGTACGCCGTGATCGCGTACATGGACACCGTCGCGGGCGTCCACTACCCGGAGGGCGGGATGCGGGCGCTGCCGGACGCGTTGGCCGCGGCGGCCCGGGACGCGGGCGCGGACCTGCGCTTCCAGACCCCGGTCGCCTGGCTGGAGCGCATCGGCGGCCGGGTCACCGCGGTCCGCACCGCGCGCGGCGAGCGCATCCCGTGCGACGCGGTGGTGCTCACCCCGGACCTGCCGATGTCGTACCGGCTGCTGGGCCACCAGCCGCGCCGGCCGCTGCCGATCACGTGGTCGCCGTCGGCGGTGGTGCTGCACGCGGGCGTGGACCGGACGTGGCCGGAGCTGGCGCACCACACGCTGTTCTTCGGCCGGGAGTGGGACCGCACGTTCGACGAGCTGACCCGCCGCGGCACGCTGATGAGCGACCCGTCGCTGCTGGTCACCGCGCCGCCGGGGCGGGGGCTGTTCGTGCTGGCGCCGACGCCGAACCTGCGCACCGGCCCGATCGACTGGGAGCGCGTCGGCCCGGCCTACCGGGACGAGCTGGTCGGCGTGCTGGAGTCGCGCGGGCTGACCGGCTTCGGCTCGGCCATCGAGGTCGAGCACCTGGTCACGCCGCGCGACTGGGCGGCGATGGGGCTGGCCGCGGGCACCCCGTTCTCGGCCGCGCACACGGTCGCCCAGACCGGCCCGTTCCGGCCGCGGAACCTGGTGCTGGAGAACGCGGTGCTGGCGGGCTGCGGCACCACGCCGGGCGTCGGCGTGCCGCCGGTGCTGATCTCGGGACGGTTGGCCGCCCAGCGGATCACCGGGTCGACGGGCGCGCGGTCGCGGCGACCGGTGGCGAGGTCGCGGGCCCACGCCCCCCGGTGA
- a CDS encoding YbaK/EbsC family protein translates to MSALDHPGIRKVAAALSEAGHHEAADGIRVLADAVRTAAAAAEAVGVPVGAIANSLVFAAVRDGVAAPLLVLTSGAHRADTDKLAALAGADAIERATPAFVREHTGQVIGGVSPVGHPAPILTFVDVALEQYEVVWAAAGHPHAVYPTTYAGLVDLTGGTPAEVAR, encoded by the coding sequence GTGAGCGCACTCGACCACCCGGGCATCCGCAAGGTGGCCGCCGCACTGTCCGAGGCGGGCCACCACGAAGCCGCCGACGGGATCCGCGTGCTGGCCGACGCCGTCCGCACCGCCGCCGCGGCGGCCGAGGCGGTGGGGGTGCCGGTCGGCGCGATCGCCAACAGCCTGGTCTTCGCCGCCGTCCGCGACGGCGTGGCCGCGCCGCTGCTCGTGCTCACGTCCGGCGCGCACCGGGCGGACACCGACAAGCTGGCCGCGCTGGCGGGCGCCGACGCGATCGAGCGGGCCACGCCCGCGTTCGTCCGCGAGCACACCGGCCAGGTGATCGGCGGCGTGTCCCCGGTGGGGCACCCGGCGCCGATCCTCACGTTCGTGGACGTCGCCCTGGAGCAGTACGAGGTGGTGTGGGCCGCCGCCGGGCACCCGCACGCGGTCTACCCGACGACGTACGCGGGCCTGGTGGACCTGACCGGCGGCACGCCCGCCGAGGTGGCCCGGTGA
- a CDS encoding CHAP domain-containing protein, which translates to MTGRARRVALGVTMVGALLVGGTPAIGQAQPVGDLAQWRIRQDIVDHALREVGQREGAGNLFPQQYQVPGQGVLRPAEWCGVFVNWAWTTAGVPDRPSMRPAPGASVLDQGHWATYWQKWGKANGRWKDIAERDVAPGDAVVYGNYPDMHAHVALVVEVKYDRTGREATHVRTVEGNFGDRVVYSKLRKIEGLNAGKYLQATGFVSPF; encoded by the coding sequence ATGACCGGACGTGCGCGGCGGGTCGCGCTCGGGGTGACGATGGTCGGCGCGCTGCTGGTCGGCGGCACGCCCGCGATCGGCCAGGCCCAGCCGGTCGGCGACCTGGCCCAGTGGCGGATCCGGCAGGACATCGTGGACCACGCGCTGCGCGAGGTCGGTCAGCGCGAGGGCGCCGGCAACCTGTTCCCGCAGCAGTACCAGGTGCCCGGCCAGGGCGTCCTGCGCCCGGCGGAGTGGTGCGGCGTGTTCGTCAACTGGGCGTGGACGACCGCCGGCGTGCCGGACCGCCCGTCGATGCGACCCGCGCCGGGCGCGTCCGTGCTGGACCAGGGGCACTGGGCGACGTACTGGCAGAAGTGGGGCAAGGCCAACGGGCGGTGGAAGGACATCGCCGAGCGCGACGTGGCCCCCGGTGACGCGGTGGTCTACGGCAACTACCCGGACATGCACGCCCACGTCGCCCTGGTGGTCGAGGTCAAGTACGACCGGACGGGCCGCGAGGCCACCCACGTGCGGACGGTCGAGGGCAACTTCGGGGACCGGGTGGTGTACTCGAAGCTGCGGAAGATCGAGGGGCTGAACGCGGGCAAGTACCTGCAGGCGACCGGGTTCGTGTCGCCGTTCTAG
- a CDS encoding DUF885 domain-containing protein, which yields MSTSSAGVHGISNQFVADYAAADPLAATFIGKPGHDDRLTDYSPEGHAARRELAQRALAAISAAEPADKSEADAKAVFLERVGLEVEIHEAGLMEGNLNVIASPVQSLREVFDQMPADTADDWAVIAKRLTALPEAVANLRTGLAHSADKGHVAALRQVGKVAEQCDTWAGRGGQSSFFANLVAGAPVDGALRTELEAGARAAAEAYGDLAAFLRADLAPKAPEKDAVGEDVYRLQSRYFTGSRLDLAEAYEWGWEEFTRIEAEMARVANRIKPGASLAEAAAALDADPRYLVHGQDGLRSWMQELSDKALLEVRGVHFDLPDELMKLECRIAPPGGGVGAYYSGPTPDFARPGRMWWSVPDDKEEFSTWREVTTVYHEGVPGHHLQVATAVYQAEKLNEFQRLLCWVSGHGEGWALYAERLMRELGYLEDDGDLLGMLDAHLFRAARVIIDIGMHLELEIPAGTGFHEGERWTPELGLEFMLTRTITDPAHVRDEIDRYLGWPGQAPSYKLGERLWLAARDDARARHGDAFDLKAFHRDALEMGAMGLDTLRERLAEL from the coding sequence ATGTCAACCTCCTCCGCCGGCGTGCACGGCATCAGCAACCAGTTCGTCGCCGACTACGCGGCGGCGGACCCGTTGGCCGCGACGTTCATCGGCAAGCCCGGTCACGACGACCGGTTGACCGACTACTCGCCGGAGGGGCACGCGGCTCGCAGGGAACTGGCGCAGCGCGCCCTCGCGGCGATCTCCGCGGCCGAGCCCGCGGACAAGTCGGAGGCCGACGCGAAGGCCGTGTTCCTGGAGCGGGTCGGCCTGGAGGTGGAGATCCACGAGGCCGGTCTGATGGAGGGCAACCTCAACGTCATCGCCAGCCCCGTGCAGTCGCTGCGCGAGGTGTTCGACCAGATGCCCGCCGACACCGCCGACGACTGGGCCGTGATCGCCAAGCGGCTGACCGCCCTGCCGGAGGCGGTGGCGAACCTGCGCACCGGGCTCGCCCACTCCGCCGACAAGGGCCACGTGGCGGCGTTGCGGCAGGTCGGCAAGGTCGCCGAGCAGTGCGACACGTGGGCGGGTCGCGGTGGCCAGTCGTCGTTCTTCGCCAACCTGGTCGCCGGCGCGCCGGTGGACGGCGCGCTGCGCACCGAGCTGGAGGCGGGCGCGAGGGCCGCCGCCGAGGCGTACGGCGACCTGGCCGCGTTCCTGCGCGCCGACCTCGCGCCCAAGGCGCCGGAGAAGGACGCCGTCGGCGAGGACGTCTACCGGCTGCAGTCGCGGTACTTCACCGGCTCCCGCCTCGACCTGGCCGAGGCGTACGAGTGGGGCTGGGAGGAGTTCACCCGGATCGAGGCCGAGATGGCGCGGGTCGCGAACCGGATCAAGCCGGGCGCCTCGCTCGCCGAGGCCGCCGCCGCGCTCGACGCCGACCCGCGCTACCTCGTGCACGGCCAGGACGGCCTGCGGTCGTGGATGCAGGAGCTGTCCGACAAGGCGCTGCTCGAAGTCCGCGGCGTGCACTTCGACCTGCCGGACGAGCTGATGAAGCTGGAGTGCCGCATCGCGCCGCCCGGCGGCGGCGTCGGCGCGTACTACAGCGGCCCCACCCCGGACTTCGCCCGGCCGGGCCGCATGTGGTGGTCCGTGCCGGACGACAAGGAGGAGTTCTCCACCTGGCGCGAGGTCACGACCGTCTACCACGAGGGCGTGCCGGGCCACCACCTCCAGGTCGCCACGGCGGTGTACCAGGCGGAGAAGCTGAACGAGTTCCAGCGCCTGCTGTGCTGGGTGTCCGGCCACGGCGAGGGCTGGGCGCTGTACGCGGAGCGGCTGATGCGCGAGCTCGGCTACCTGGAGGACGACGGCGACCTGCTCGGGATGCTGGACGCGCACCTGTTCCGCGCCGCCCGCGTGATCATCGACATCGGCATGCACCTGGAGCTGGAGATCCCCGCGGGCACCGGCTTCCACGAGGGCGAGCGGTGGACCCCGGAGCTGGGCCTGGAGTTCATGCTCACCCGCACCATCACCGACCCGGCGCACGTGCGCGACGAGATCGACCGCTACCTGGGCTGGCCGGGGCAGGCGCCGTCGTACAAGCTGGGCGAGCGGCTGTGGCTGGCGGCCCGCGACGACGCCCGCGCCCGGCACGGCGACGCGTTCGACCTCAAGGCGTTCCACCGGGACGCCCTGGAGATGGGCGCCATGGGGCTGGACACCCTTCGCGAGCGGCTCGCGGAGCTCTGA
- a CDS encoding AIPR family protein, translated as MATNDLVLIDQVLEQRAEESQLPPAKVFEIFACEQAVTLGDLTLEEVENGIVGGAGDGAVDGVYLFLNDRLLAADDHLVAGDVPSGSKLVLWLVQAKLEKSFTETAIDLAASSTRRLLDLSESEQDLLELYGEDLVERIGVFRKTLKSLVRRQPQVEVRFTYVTRGDTARVNAKVLRKAKDLEKDFADRFTGGSGYVEFLGAAELWQRSSKIQSHTLVLPYQESITHGTSHIALVRLRDYLDFLSDNDGLLRRHIFDLNVRDFAGSVEVNREIKQSLLEPKAPQFWWLNNGVTIICSKVWTVGGKVFSLDDVQVVNGLQTSHTIHQTLTELLDVDPNHPSFDNLVQVRILRTDDAAERDQVIRATNRQTKVPDASLHATDENQRKIETYFFDNGWFYDRRKNYYRNLGKPTDRIVSIPSLAQSLMAMGFSQPDNSRARPSSLLKDSVKYKKLFPSTVPLAVYLWLARQQRLVDVFLAAEVSASDRTNLRFHLAMLSAANLLGSRVHSPQMLGKPADEEIHSTPEELRRLLVLLRDELARYAEEKDQSYDKIAKGPDFVEIVLKAAGY; from the coding sequence TTGGCGACCAACGACCTGGTGCTGATCGACCAAGTGCTCGAGCAGCGTGCCGAAGAGTCGCAGTTGCCGCCGGCCAAGGTCTTCGAGATCTTCGCGTGCGAACAAGCTGTGACATTGGGCGATTTGACGCTGGAAGAGGTCGAGAACGGCATCGTCGGTGGTGCCGGCGACGGGGCGGTCGACGGTGTGTACCTGTTCCTCAACGACCGGCTGCTCGCTGCGGACGACCACTTGGTGGCCGGCGACGTCCCCTCCGGGTCGAAGCTCGTGCTGTGGCTGGTGCAGGCGAAGCTCGAGAAGTCCTTCACGGAAACCGCCATCGATCTCGCGGCATCGTCCACCCGGCGCCTGCTGGACCTGAGCGAATCGGAGCAGGACCTCCTCGAGCTGTACGGGGAGGACCTGGTCGAGAGGATCGGCGTCTTCCGCAAGACGCTCAAGTCCCTCGTGCGTCGCCAGCCGCAGGTCGAGGTCCGCTTCACCTATGTGACTCGCGGGGACACCGCCCGGGTCAACGCCAAGGTGCTGCGCAAGGCGAAGGACCTGGAAAAAGATTTCGCGGACCGGTTCACGGGTGGTTCGGGTTATGTCGAGTTCCTCGGCGCCGCGGAACTGTGGCAGCGCTCCAGCAAGATTCAATCGCACACGCTGGTGCTGCCCTACCAGGAGAGCATCACCCACGGCACGAGCCACATCGCCCTGGTGCGGCTTCGGGACTACCTCGACTTCCTCAGCGACAACGACGGCTTGTTGCGCCGGCACATCTTCGACTTGAACGTGCGCGACTTCGCGGGCAGCGTCGAGGTCAACCGGGAGATCAAGCAGTCCCTGCTGGAGCCGAAGGCGCCGCAGTTCTGGTGGCTGAACAACGGCGTCACCATCATCTGCTCCAAGGTGTGGACCGTGGGCGGGAAGGTTTTCTCGCTCGACGACGTCCAAGTGGTGAACGGACTGCAGACCTCGCACACCATCCACCAGACCTTGACCGAGTTGCTCGACGTCGATCCGAACCACCCGTCGTTCGACAACCTGGTTCAGGTCCGGATCCTCCGGACCGACGACGCTGCCGAGCGTGATCAGGTCATCCGGGCGACCAACAGGCAGACCAAGGTGCCGGACGCCTCCCTGCACGCCACGGACGAGAACCAGAGGAAGATCGAAACGTACTTCTTCGACAACGGCTGGTTCTACGATCGGCGGAAGAACTACTACCGGAACCTCGGCAAGCCGACCGATCGCATCGTCAGCATCCCGTCCCTGGCGCAGTCGTTGATGGCGATGGGCTTCAGCCAGCCGGACAACTCCCGGGCGAGGCCGTCGAGCCTGCTCAAGGACTCGGTCAAGTACAAGAAGCTCTTCCCCTCGACCGTTCCGCTGGCCGTCTACCTGTGGCTGGCCAGGCAGCAGCGCCTGGTCGACGTCTTCCTGGCAGCTGAGGTCAGCGCTTCCGATCGGACGAACCTGCGGTTCCACCTCGCGATGCTGAGCGCGGCCAACCTGCTCGGATCGAGGGTGCACTCTCCGCAAATGCTGGGGAAGCCGGCAGATGAAGAGATCCACTCGACACCGGAGGAGCTTCGTCGGTTGCTCGTGCTCCTGCGCGATGAGCTGGCCCGGTACGCAGAGGAGAAAGACCAGAGCTACGACAAGATCGCCAAGGGACCTGATTTCGTCGAGATCGTGTTGAAGGCGGCCGGGTACTGA
- a CDS encoding DUF3153 domain-containing protein has product MSRASALLLPTFLVLALLSLTGCVRLHAAMALSSDDKVSGQITAATPPSRDNDPGPQLKVPEELAGRVTTEPYGADDYVGTRLSFNGLTFDEVKALSTATSASSSRYQLTFRRSGDLVTLSGSVDLTQVPPERADIQVKISFPGEIIDTNGEEEDNATIAWSPKPGQASTLTATARYAGANSVSYFGWTMLVAGLTGGAALIVLVLAIVARRRSRVA; this is encoded by the coding sequence GTGTCCAGGGCCTCCGCGCTCCTCCTGCCGACGTTCCTCGTGCTCGCGCTGCTGTCGCTCACGGGGTGCGTCCGGTTGCACGCCGCGATGGCGTTGTCCTCCGACGACAAGGTGTCCGGCCAGATCACCGCCGCGACCCCGCCGAGCAGGGACAACGACCCCGGTCCGCAGCTGAAGGTGCCCGAGGAGCTGGCCGGTCGGGTCACCACCGAGCCGTACGGCGCGGACGACTACGTCGGCACCCGGCTGTCGTTCAACGGGTTGACGTTCGACGAGGTCAAGGCGTTGTCGACGGCGACGAGCGCGTCGTCCAGCCGGTACCAGCTGACGTTCCGGCGCTCGGGCGACCTGGTGACGCTGTCGGGGTCGGTCGACCTGACCCAGGTGCCGCCGGAGCGGGCGGACATCCAGGTCAAGATCAGCTTTCCGGGTGAAATCATCGACACGAACGGGGAAGAAGAGGACAACGCCACCATCGCGTGGTCCCCGAAGCCCGGTCAGGCGTCGACGCTGACCGCGACGGCGCGCTACGCCGGCGCCAACTCCGTGTCGTACTTCGGCTGGACCATGCTGGTGGCCGGCCTCACCGGCGGCGCGGCCCTGATCGTGCTGGTGCTGGCCATCGTCGCCCGCCGCCGCAGCCGGGTCGCCTGA
- a CDS encoding polyprenyl synthetase family protein: MPPHPLDLELPKHVDEALAGYLADRRALGARMEETFTGAVDALADFVLGGGKRIRPTFAWWGWRAAAGDPEGELAGAVLTAVSSLELIQACALVHDDLMDASETRRGMPTVHVRFARRHRDEGWLGEPERFGLAASVLIGDVALAWADDMLFAAGLPTDALQRLSLPWRDMRTEMLAGQYLDVLTQARGDSSPDAALRIDRLKTAAYTVERPLHMGAAIGGASPELVAGLRAFGTDIGVAFQLRDDLLGVFGDPAVTGKPAGDDLREGKRTLLVALGVEYGADVLHEALGRPDLDVAMVDEVRSRLREVGAVDAVEERIAELTGSALRALDRAPVAEPAGERLAELAISATKRTS; this comes from the coding sequence GTGCCGCCCCACCCGTTGGACCTCGAACTGCCCAAGCACGTCGACGAAGCCCTGGCCGGCTACCTGGCCGACCGCCGGGCGCTGGGTGCGCGCATGGAGGAGACGTTCACCGGCGCGGTGGACGCGCTGGCCGACTTCGTCCTCGGCGGCGGCAAGCGGATCCGGCCCACGTTCGCGTGGTGGGGCTGGCGCGCCGCGGCCGGCGACCCGGAGGGCGAGCTGGCCGGGGCCGTGCTCACCGCGGTCAGCTCGCTGGAGCTGATCCAGGCGTGCGCGCTGGTGCACGACGACCTGATGGACGCCTCCGAGACCCGTCGCGGGATGCCGACCGTGCACGTCCGGTTCGCGCGCAGGCACCGGGACGAGGGCTGGCTCGGCGAGCCCGAGCGGTTCGGGCTGGCCGCGTCGGTGCTGATCGGCGACGTGGCGCTGGCCTGGGCGGACGACATGCTGTTCGCCGCCGGCCTGCCGACCGACGCCCTCCAGCGGCTGAGCCTGCCGTGGCGCGACATGCGCACCGAGATGCTGGCCGGCCAGTACCTCGACGTGCTCACCCAGGCGCGCGGCGACAGCTCGCCGGACGCCGCGCTGCGCATCGACCGGCTCAAGACCGCCGCGTACACCGTGGAACGGCCGCTGCACATGGGCGCCGCGATCGGCGGGGCGTCGCCGGAGCTGGTCGCGGGCCTGCGCGCGTTCGGCACCGACATCGGGGTGGCGTTCCAGCTGCGCGACGACCTGCTCGGCGTGTTCGGCGACCCGGCGGTGACCGGCAAGCCCGCCGGGGACGACCTGCGCGAGGGCAAGCGGACGCTGCTGGTCGCGCTGGGCGTGGAGTACGGCGCGGACGTGCTGCACGAGGCGCTGGGCAGGCCCGACCTGGACGTGGCCATGGTGGACGAGGTGCGGTCGCGGCTGCGCGAGGTCGGCGCGGTGGACGCGGTCGAGGAGCGGATCGCCGAGCTGACCGGGTCCGCGCTGCGGGCGCTCGACCGCGCGCCGGTCGCCGAACCGGCCGGTGAGCGGCTGGCGGAGCTGGCGATCAGCGCGACGAAGCGGACCTCCTGA